From the genome of Lotus japonicus ecotype B-129 chromosome 6, LjGifu_v1.2, one region includes:
- the LOC130724135 gene encoding LOW QUALITY PROTEIN: pre-mRNA cleavage factor Im 25 kDa subunit 1-like (The sequence of the model RefSeq protein was modified relative to this genomic sequence to represent the inferred CDS: inserted 1 base in 1 codon), producing the protein MGELGSFTAAAEPNTLHHQNSETDDQNLELDIYPLNCYYFGSKHAIPSKPHSSPHHLQRVKSNYAARGMRTCVEAVILVELFKHXHLLVLQVRNSIYQLPGGRLRPGESDIDGLKRKLARKLSLSEEGDGAEWEVGECLGTWWRPDFETLMYPFLPPNAKQPKECTKLFLVRLPESRKFMVPKNLRLLSVPLCQIHENHKTYGPIISGVPQLLSKFSFNMIES; encoded by the exons ATGGGGGAGTTGGGGTCTTTCACTGCAGCAGCAGAACCAAACACTCTCCATCATCAAAACAGCGAAACCGATGATCAGAATCTGGAACTAGACATATACCCTTTGAACTGTTACTATTTTGGTTCCAAACATGCCATTCCCTCCAAACCACACTCTTcacctcatcatcttcaaagGGTCAAATCAAA CTATGCTGCTCGTGGAATGCGAACTTGTGTGGAAGCTGTGATACTG GTTGAGTTGTTCAAAC CCCATTTGCTGGTGTTGCAAGTGAGGAACTCCATCTACCAACTTCCTGGTGGTCGTTTAAGACCAGGTGAATCAG ATATTGATGGATTGAAGCGTAAGCTAGCAAGGAAGCTCTCCCTTAGTGAAGAAGGGGATGGGGCAGAATGGGAG GTGGGTGAATGCCTTGGAACGTGGTGGAGACCTGATTTTGAAACATTAATGTATCCCTTCTTGCCACCTAATGCAAAACAGCCAAAG GAGTGTACAAAACTTTTCCTTGTAAGGCTGCCAGAGAGTCGAAAGTTCATGGTACCAAAGAACCTGAGGTTGCTTTCAGTCCCTTTGTGCCAAATTCATGAAAATCACAAG ACATATGGGCCAATTATATCAGGGGTTCCTCAGCTGCTCTCAAAATTCTCTTTCAATATGATTGAATCTTAA
- the LOC130722233 gene encoding protein phosphatase 2C 53-like, with product MEEITSAVAVPVTLGNLIQKETVELTGLKLMANTAAALILNPATEGSQSFSVACEDDIRVSPQHPITVSAEFKEIQIGADLVSEMVIEGQSNKHHAESHNQAINEDESVVSEKSSTCREESTILRTNCYEMSSPNTIKVDDKIHGESSLAETRAELEPVQNLVSVAVELDTEDGSGSDGSDPKPFVAVHGMPEKQPCRTSCQNALELSGTPLWGFSSVCGRRQEMEDAVAVKPQIFEVPSWMLMDKHVNETDEYTSLAHFFGVYDGHGGSQVANYCQEHLHSVLIEEIKAAESSLAEENGRDNLQEQWNKAFSNCFHKVDDEIGRVHSGNGGRNIDDGSESSMEEPLTPETVGSTAVVAILTQTHIIVANCGDSRAVLRRGKEALPLSTDHKPNREDEWARIEAAGGRIIQWNGYRVLGVLAVSRSIGDRYLKPWIIPDPEVKCLLREKNDECLILASDGLWDVMTNEEACDMARKRILLWHKKNGDNMSREQGQGVDPAAQSAADYLSRLAIQRGSKDNISVIVIDLKAQRQFKRKA from the exons atggaGGAAATAACTTCGGCGGTTGCAGTGCCAGTTACACTTGGGAATTTAATCCAGAAGGAGACAGTGGAGCTAACTGGTTTAAAGCTCATGGCAAATACTGCAGCAGCTTTAATATTAAATCCTGCAACTGAGGGTTCTCAATCCTTCTCTGTTGCTTGTGAAGACGACATAAGGGTCAGTCCACAACATCCAATCACAGTATCTGCAGAGTTCAAGGAGATTCAGATTGGAGCTGACCTTGTCTCAGAAATGGTTATTGAAGGCCAAAGTAATAAGCATCATGCTGAAAGCCATAACCAGGCAATAAATGAAGATGAATCTGTTGTTAGTGAGAAAAGCAGTACTTGTAGGGAGGAATCTACTATTTTAAGGACTAATTGTTATGAAATGAGTTCACCAAATACCATCAAGGTTGATGATAAAATCCATGGTGAGTCTAGTTTGGCCGAGACGCGTGCAGAGCTAGAGCCAGTGCAGAACTTGGTTTCTGTGGCTGTGGAGCTTGATACTGAAGATGGAAGTGGGTCAGATGGGTCTGATCCAAAACCATTTGTTGCAGTTCATGGGATGCCAGAGAAGCAACCTTGCAGAACAAGCTGCCAGAATGCATTGGAATTGAGTGGCACTCCTCTTTGGGGGTTTTCATCAGTGTGTGGAAGGAGACAGGAGATGGAAGATGCTGTTGCTGTTAAGCCTCAAATTTTTGAAGTCCCTTCATGGATGCTAATGGATAAACATGTGAATGAAACCGACGAATACACATCACTGGCACACTTTTTCGGCGTCTATGATGGACATGGGGGCTCTCAG GTTGCCAATTACTGCCAGGAACATCTCCATTCAGTGTTGATTGAGGAGATAAAAGCTGCAGAATCAAGTTTGGCTGAAGAAAATGGGAGAGATAACTTGCAAGAGCAATGGAACAAAGCATTCTCAAATTGCTTCCACAAAGTAGATGATGAGATTGGACGAGTTCATTCAGGTAATGGTGGAAGGAACATTGATGATGGATCTGAGTCAAGCATGGAAGAGCCTCTTACTCCTGAGACTGTTGGATCCACTGCAGTGGTTGCCATTTTGACTCAAACCCACATAATAGTTGCAAATTGTGGCGACTCAAGAGCAGTCTTGCGTCGCGGAAAGGAAGCGCTGCCATTGTCTACTGATCACAAA CCAAATCGAGAAGACGAGTGGGCAAGGATAGAAGCTGCAGGAGGAAGGATCATACAATGGAATGGGTACCGAGTTCTGGGTGTTTTAGCCGTGTCAAGGTCCATAG GTGATAGATACTTGAAACCGTGGATAATTCCAGACCCAGAAGTCAAGTGCCTCCTTCGGGAGAAAAACGATGAGTGCCTTATTCTGGCAAGTGATGGTTTATGGGATGTCATGACAAATGAAGAGGCCTGTGACATGGCACGGAAGAGAATCCTTCTTTGGCATAAGAAGAATGGCGATAACATGTCAAGAGAACAAGGCCAAGGAGTTGATCCTGCAGCTCAGTCTGCTGCAGATTATTTATCTAGACTTGCCATTCAAAGGGGAAGCAAAGATAATATCTCTGTTATTGTTATAGATTTGAAGGCTCAAAGACAATTCAAGAGAAAAGCATAA
- the LOC130722234 gene encoding mitogen-activated protein kinase kinase 2-like, producing the protein MKKGCLGPSLKLKIPASTQASFAKYLTQSGTFKDGNLLVNKDGVQIVPQSEVEARPPIRALDNQLNLADFDRIKVIGKGNGGIVQLVQHKWTNQFFALKQIQMKIEESMSRQIAQELKINQSSQCPYVVVCYQSFYVNGVISIIFEYMDGGSLDDLLNNVKTIPEPYLASICKQVLKGLMYLHHEKHIIHRDLKPSNLLINHRGEVKITDFGVSAIMETTSGQANTFIGTYVYMSPERINGSQDGYNYKSDIWSLGLMFLRCATGMFPYTPPDQSEGWENIYQLIEAIVENPSPSVSSDEFSSEFCSFIAACLQKNPKDRPSAPELMRHPFINMYDDLAVDLSAYFSNAGPTFATI; encoded by the exons ATGAAGAAAGGATGCTTAGGCCCCAGTCTGAAACTCAAAATTCCTGCATCTACTCAGGCTTCTTTTGCCAAATACCT GACTCAAAGCGGAACGTTTAAGGATGGGAATCTGCTTGTCAACAAGGATGGCGTTCAAATTGTTCCTCAGAGTGAAGTAGAAGCT CGACCCCCAATCAGGGCGCTAGACAACCAGTTAAATTTGGCAGACTTTGATAGAATCAAAGTGATTGGAAAGGGAAATGGCGGGATAGTGCAGTTGGTGCAACACAAATGGACTAATCAGTTTTTTGCTTTAAAG CAaattcaaatgaagattgaagagTCTATGAGCAGGCAGATAGCTCAAGAGCTAAAAATCAATCAGTCATCACAGTGTCCTTATGTTGTTGTCTGCTACCAATCCTTCTATGTGAATGGTGTCATTTCAATCATCTTTGAGTACATGGACGGAGGGTCTTTAGATGATCTTCTGAACAATGTTAAAACGATTCCAGAACCATATCTTGCTTCCATCTGCAAGCAG GTACTGAAGGGTTTAATGTATCTTCACCATGAAAAGCATATTATCCACAGGGACTTGAAACCTTCTAATCTGCTCATTAATCATAGAGGGGAGGTAAAAATTACAGACTTTGGTGTGAGTGCAATCATGGAAACTACATCTGGCCAAGCAAATACTTTCATTGGCACATATGTCTATATGTCT CCAGAGAGAATCAATGGAAGCCAGGATGGCTACAACTACAAAAGTGATATATGGAGCTTGGGACTGATGTTTCTCAGGTGCGCTACGGGGATGTTTCCGTATACACCACCCGATCAAAGTGAAGGGTGGGAGAATATATACCAGCTTATTGAAGCCATTGTCGAAAATCCTTCACCTAGCGTTTCATCTGATGAGTTTTCTTCAGAATTTTGCTCATTTATTGCAGCATG TTTACAGAAAAATCCAAAGGATCGACCATCGGCTCCAGAACTTATG AGACATCCTTTTATCAACATGTATGACGACTTGGCTGTGGACCTTTCAGCTTATTTCTCCAATGCAGGACCTACATTTGCAACCATATAA